Below is a window of Candidatus Methanoperedens sp. DNA.
ATGGCTCGTAATCCCAGGGTGCCTTCGGTGCCTGTCCCTGAGAGAACGATGCAGATAGCATATTCCTTCTGGTCATCTGATAAAGACCTGAAAAAGAAATCTATCGGGTGTCTTACTCCCCTGTGCACTACAGGTTCGTATAAGTGCAGCGTCCTGTGCAGTATTGCCATGTCCTTGTTGGGCGGAATGATGTACACACAGTTCTGCCTGATTCTCATCCCGTCATCTACCTGAAATACCTCCATATTTGTGTACTTCTTTAATATATCTGCCATAATGCTCTTGCCTGTAGGATCGAAGTGCATGACGACCACGAAAGCCACTCTGCTGTCGGATGGCATATTTGTGAAAAATTTTTCTAAAGCATCAAGACCGCCTGCTGAGGCGCCTATGCCTACTATGGGGAAGATGCCCTCTTCATCAGCAGTTTTATTTTCTATATCGGGAACAGATTCCCCGTCTTCTTTACTGTCAGATTCCTTTGGGAGCTCATGTCTTTCTTTGTTATTGGTTTTTGATTTCTTTCCCTTGTTAGTCATACAAAGCCATTGTTATAGATAGCAACTATGATATTCAATGTTATCTCAAAATACAAGAAGTTTGTTCATTTCCTAATATCGAAAACCCAAGACTTATTAAACATAAGAACGATATTATCCATGATAAATTCTGTCTGGATTCTGACCAGGAAGTGGAAAATGGGGCAATTTAATATTGTCGCGATAGGTTCATCTGCAGGAGGGCTCAAAGCACTATCAACTGTTTTATCAGGTTTGTCTGGAGACCTGCCTGTTGCTGTACTCGTTGTCCAGCATCTTGAACCAAGGCATAAGAGCCTGATGGCTGAGATATTGCAGCGGAACTGCAAGATGAAGGTAAAGGAGGCCGAGCACGGGGAGGATCTAAATATCAATGCTGTATACATTGCGCCGCCGAACAAGCATATGCTTGCAAACGACGGGAAAATAGTGCTAACCTCCACCGCATTCGTGCATTTCGTCCGCCCTTCGATAGACCTCCTGTTCGAATCTGTGGCAGCTGATTTTGGTGACAGGTCTATAGGCGTTATCCTGACAGGGACAGGGTCTGATGGTTCGATGGGTATCCGGGCTATAAAAGAAAGAGGAGGGACAACGATCGCCTCGGATGAGAAAACATCCGAATTCTTCGGGATGCCCCAGGCAGCTATTGCCACAGGTGCGGTGGACTTTATCCTGCCGCTCCAGGATATAGCTCATGCCATAGAGGTTCTGGTAAGGGGTGAATAGATGCAAAACAATGATAAGTCTGCCGCCGGGAAAGATGAGGTCGAAGCATTAGTGCAGAAGGTGCGGGAGGCGCGCGGACTGGACCTGAGTGAATACAGCAGGGACAAAATCAGGGATGTTGCGCAGGGAAGGCTCAAAGCGAACAAACTCACTTCTTACAAAGAATACATGGGACTGCTGGACAGGCAACCTGATGAATACGGACAGCTATTCAATGCGCTGCTTATAAACAGGTATGATTTCTTTTTCGATCCCGAAGCCCTGGAGGTACTCAAAGAGGAGATAATCCCGCGGATAATACCAGACAAGAGAAGAGACAGTTCTATCAGGGTGTGGAGCGCAACCTGTGCAGAAGGGTCTGAGCCTTATTCTATAGGGATAATGCTTGCTGATAAGCTGGGTGATTCATTCTATGATTACAACATAAGGATATATGCGACTGATTTAGACGGTAATGAGATTGTTAAAGCGCGAACAGGAACATACCACATGGACAGGCTTAAAAATATCAGGAAAGAAGACCTTAATAAATACTTTATCCCTGAAAACTCAGGCTATCTCATCCGCACTGATATACGGCAGAGAGTGATCTTCAGCAAGCAGAACCTGACAGTTGATGCGCCTTTTTATAACATTGACCTCATTATATACAGGTACGCGCTGGTTTACTATAACCTTGAACAGCAGAACAAGCTCATGGAAAAGATGCACTTTGCTCTGAATGATAATGGCTATGTAGTATTTGGAAGATACGAAATTACACCCCGGAACTCAAAGCTGTTCAAACCTGTGTACGGTGAGTCAGGGATTTACCAGAAATCAACTCAACCTGAAGCAGTCATAGTACCCAGGATAGAGAGGCGTGAGATACTGGAGGACCTGATCATCGAAAGGGCCGCCAGAGAAGCTAAAAGAGAGCTTGAAGCCATGGATCTTTACAATCGCGGTATCATCCAGAATCTCAACTTCGGTCTTATAGTTATTAATACCAATAACATTGTGTCCCACTGGAACCGCTCTGCCGGGGAGATATGGCTGATAAAGCCTGAGAACGCGATAGGCAAAAGTCTCTATGAACTCGGAATAAATGAGCGTATACCCGGCATCCTGCAGAAAATCGAGGAGACGGGACGACTCAGAAAAATCACCAGGTTTGAAGATACAGAGGTCACTGATTTTAAGGGTGAGAAGAGGCTCATGGATATAGTCCTTACTCCGCTGATAGACCAGACCGGAGAGATGCGAGGTGTGATAATAACAAGTATCGATACGCTCGGACATGTAAAGTGCAGGGAGGATATCAGTAAATTAAACGAGGAATTCAAATCGATAAAAGAAAAGCTCGTGGCCACTAATAAGAAACTTATATCTGCCACTTATGATCTTCTGGTTAAATCCCATGAGCTTGAATCAACGAAAGAGGAGTTAAGATCCCTTAATGAAGAACTGGGAGCCACAAGGGATGAGCTCATGGCCAGGAGCGAGCGTTTCAACTCAAGGGAACAAATCAATAAAATGATTTTGCAGAACATTAACCAGGGCCTTATCGAACTTGATGAAAACCATACGATCAAGTTATGGAACCCTGCTGATGAGAATATATGGAAAATAAAACGGTCTGGTGCGGTCGGAAAAAACATATTCAATCTGAATCTGGGCATCGAAGCCAAAGTATTGAAGCAAAAAATCGAGGGAGCAGGAGGAAAGAAAAAAATCCACCCTGAAGAGAAACTTCAATACACAGCGTCATCAGGCGAGAAAAGGCTCCTGGAACTGACCGTAATACCTCTTATTGATATCGAAGGTAAAACCGGGGGAGCTTTGCTGCTCGTGCAGGATATTACAGAGAGAAGACCGGGCGGGATGAAAAACCCGATAACAAGATGACAGGGAAGAAATTATAGTATTCTGCATAACAATCCACAAAATTTTAAATCTATTTGGATTTTGTGTAAACAGTCGCTTTTTCTCATTCAGGCTGTAGAGACCACATTTCTCTGAATACTTTGAGCACACCTTCATTTTTTGACCTATCCTCCAAATATCTAAAGTCAATTCTGTTTCTATAATATTGAATCAGAAACCGTGCCTGCTCACAATCTCTTATAGACTTCCAGTGAATACATGCATTAAGACGGTCTATTATCAAGTCTTCAATTCCAATTACACGAACCTCTATACCTTCAATTCGTATTGTATTTATCTTATCTTTGTTTCCTGCTAAATGACTGCTTGGTACTTCTACAGAAAGACCTATCTGCTCATTTATCCAGTGTCTTCCGTTTGGTTTAAAACCGAATACTGTTTCTAATATTTCACCAATTTTTTTTCTGTTGCTCACTAAATCAATATCATAACTTGGGTAAATCCCTTCTGTATAAAAATCAACGGCTGACTCTCCAACAACGATAGGCTGCACTTCTCTTTTTTTCAGCTTCCCGTGTTAAGAGTCCCATAAAATATAGTTTTTTATCGACTAAATTTTGTATGGATGCAACCTTTTGCAGTTCTGATGTCACAGTTTTCTCTCCATTATCTTTTTACTTACCCATGTGGTTTTTCCTTTATCGATATTGTCTTCAATTTTTGATTTCATCAAATTATAAAATCCATTAGTTTCATCCATATTCCGTGGCTTACGGCTAACAGGCTTCTCGAATACTGGATTTAGAAGTATGCCGTCTTCGGTTAAAGTTATGTTTACTGCCACAGGAGAACCTATTTCCTGCAAGATATATTCCGGAATTATTATTCCTTTGCTGTTTCCTATTTTCCTGATTGTTTTAATCATGTTATAACATTGTTATAACATCTATACTATATATGACTATCCCTCACCACGCCTTTGGAAAAAGTCCCTTCAAAACCTCACTTATTACACAAAGTCGCTGAAAATACCATAAATAATTGTTGATTGAATATAAGAGCTGTTATAAAGATTTTTAAGATAGATGATAATGAAAAACATCCAGAAGTTGAAATATATCTAATAATTTATATAATATTAAACTCAGGGTAAATCTTATCTGGATTGGCAACTTTATTTTTCCGTATTTTTTGGCACAATAAGGATGATAATATTCCTCATTGCCATTCTTTTTTTGCACAAAATACTCACCCTCTATTTTATGGTTACAGTCTGTGCAGATTATAGGTTTCCCTGTTTGCAAATATACCATCCCTCTGTTTTTAAAATTTCATCCCTTCTCCCCCTGCTATCGCCACGAACAGATTCTCCACATTCAGAACAGAATTTTGTATTACCAGTAAATTCATGGCCACACTCTTTGCATTTCATACAAAGTCTTTAGTTATCACCCTGTATAAATCTATCGATTTAATGTGGCTTTCGGGACAAAATTCAGCCCTGCCAGAACATCGCAAGCATAACAGTAGCAATGATCAATATTCCCTCCCTGAGTAATGCAGAATAGATCATAATTTGTGTTCCAAGTTTTGAGCCGAATATTCCCACATAATATGGGATCAGGATTCTTATACTCATAATGCTTGAAAGGATCTTTCCAACAAGTAAAGACACTACTATTTCTTTCGTGTTAAGTATTCCTGTAGATAACAGGTTTCCGGCAATGGTATATGCTGCAATATTGGCTGTAAATTGTGCGGCTATTATCGGTAGTGCTTCTCCCGGAACAGGCACGAAAACAGCATGTTCTTTTAAGAAAGATGCCAGCACTTCGAAAAATCCTGCATCGATCATGACGAAAACAAGTATTGTGACCGGAACGGTCATTGTAATAATCCTGTATATTGTTTTTCTCGACTTTTCAAAACTCATTTTTAAGGATTTTGAAAACGAATGCGGTTGATGGATTATATTATTCGGTACATACTGCTTCTCACTCAGCAGGAAACGTCCGATCAATAAAGTGACAAGCGTCCTTAAGAGGCCGACAGCAGTGAGAATTCCCAGGTAGATCATTCCTGCCATTCCGAGAAGAGGAATAAAAACCGGCAACAGCGTTCTCCAGTGCATTATTATGGATGGAAACGAATTTATCAATGAAGCTACAATCAGCTCTTTTCGTTCGATAAGTCCATCATCATATAATTTTTTGAGCATCGAATTGGATGCAGCCGGAGAACCGAATGCTGTGATGAAACTTATGCTGCATTCTTCGCGCAAATGTGCAAATCTTGTCAATGGTGAAACCATAAAGCCTATCTTGTGTATCCAGCCGATCTCTACCAGGAATTCCGCTGCTACAACTCCTATCACCATTACCGGAATTATAGTAAGAAGATAATCAACAGACAGGTAAAAAGCATCAATGAGCATAAGCTGTCTATTGACCTGCTGCTTTGCCTTTTTGAAGGACTTTATCTTCAAATTCGTTTAATCGTTCTTTACATTTCCTGATTTCTTCATTCAAAATCCCTATATTAGTTGTGTCAAGACCATGTTTCCGGATCAGCTTTATTCTCCATCGATCAAGTTTATGAATATCATCGCTCAATTCTTCCAGTTCAAAGACCTTGAATTTTTTATTTGAAATTCTTTTAGTTACATCAGAAATAAAATCTTCACATTCATTAGAAAATTCCTTAATTTCCGCACCAATTTCTTCTGCAATCAGTTTATTTAACTTCTGCTCCTTCCCTTCATTAAAAGTATCTGCAAAAAACTGTAAAACTTCACCATTTCTTTCATGTACTATTTCTTCAATATTTAAGGCGATAATCCTGTTTTCCTCAGTGTCGTGTAATAAATATACTGAATGAGATAACGAAACAGCGGCAGTGTTTTTTATATTTCGCCAGATAAACATCCGGTCTCTTGATGAAACATTTGTAGATTTAATTATCAGTAATATCCATTTCATGCGTTAAATGACAAATACATCATATTTAAATGTTATGTTTGTAACAATTTTAATTGTATAATTTGAACTTTAGGGCTTGATTCGAAGCGGGAACAAGCAGGAACATCACCTGAACATGCTATTCGGATGGGAAAAGTGCTTTTTGAGTCTTCCTCATCACTTTCTCTTCGGTTTTCTTTTTTCTTTTCCGTGATTTTACCGGGTTATTGAGTCGGGTTTTATGTTCTTTTATTTCTTGTGGGTTCAGATTTTCAGAGTCACGTTCTGTATCTATTTCAGAAGTAGATGATGACGCAGCTAGCGGTTCTTCTTCATTTATAATCGGGTGGAGGAATCCAACTATAGGTTCATTGCATCTACCTTCATCCATGAGCCTTTTAATGGCTTCAATAGCCGTTTCTTCTTTAATACCCAGAATTTCCCTTGCAGTTTCCACAAGCTCTATGTAGCTTACTACCTTCTGGGGCACTCTGTCACTTACTTCTATCATTAAGGACAATATTTTTGTTCTCACTTCGTCCGATTGTTCATCCTTTCGAATAGATTGTTCAATAAGTGGGCTGGCAGGAATATCCCCTTGATGAGGTTCTGTTGGTACTGTTTGTTCTGCTGATGCTGTTGTTTCCATTGGTTCTTTCGGAATCTCCGGTAGATATTTACTTATCTCCTGTGGCAAATCGATGAGTTTTGTTAAAGCGTTCCTGCAAATTTGCCTGTATTTTTCTTTTTCTGTCTCCGGTAGCTGGCTTCTTTCAACCCGTTCTATGGTCCTGGATACGGTTTCTTTAATCCAGTAATCCCGTGTTTTTGCATCGATTTCAACGATAGTTTCAGGTCTTATGGATACAATTGTTGTTTTTTCATCAGGTCTGTATGCATTAGCTTTACCAACTACTGCTACGAAGCAGGGTATAGTGAAACCGGATAGGGCTCGTAAAGCATCTGGTTGGTATTGGCCCGCGTACACGTTGAATGCTCCTGTCGGATCAATTATTCTGCCTCGCAGATAGTCTCCTGAAGATTCGACATTATCGACTTCTACAAGAACACCTGTCATAAAGACTCTTTTTACTTTAACCCCGGACGGCGTTAGCTGGTAGCGACTATCGTAATCTCTCCCGTCAACGTGTTCGGTTATCGTTTGTTTGGATTCTGCCAGCTCAGCAGCAAAGAGCCTGAGAGCTGGTTGTCGTTTGAATTTTTCATTTTGTTCGATTGTCATAATATTTTGATAGCCCGGATATTATGTAAAACATGCTGAACTAAGATTGAGAAGTTTTTCGAAGAATTTATTTACAATAGCGTTATGTTCAAACGAATATAAGGCGGTAATTATATGAAAAATCTATTTGCACACATATTATTAGCATTGGTTTTAATGTCGTTATTTGCCGGATGTGTCCAGCAGGCACCGGCCGGGAATACAACAACTCCATCATCAACAATATCCACAGTATCTGCCCCGCAGAAGCTGCGTCTGGCTACTACAACTTCAACCTGCGATACCGGATTACTCGATGTATTTAACAAAAGGTTCGAGAAAGAAAATAATGTAAATATATCAACGATATGCGAGGGCACAGGAAAAGCAATAGCTACAGGCGAACTCGGAGCAGCAGACGTTCTGATGGTGCATGCAGTCCAGTCCGAATTAAAAGCTGTCGCCAACGGCAGTTTCATCAACCGCACTTATATGATGTACAATTATTTCGTGATAATCGGACCTGAGAACGACCCGGCAGGGATAAAAGATGCCAGCAATGCTACTGATGCTTTTCGTAAAATCGCAGCAAAACAGGCTCCTTTTATTTCCCGTGGTGATGAGTCAGGCACTCACGTAATGGAAAAATCAATCTGGAAAGCCGCCAATATCACACCTGCAGGAACTTGGTACCAGTCAGTGGGCAAAGGCATGGGAGACACGATCACAACCGCTGACATCAAGAATGGTTATACACTCTCGGACAGGGGAACATATCTTGCAATGAAGGATAAAATAAAATTGAAGATTCTTTTCGAATCTGACCTGAAATACCTTTTCAATCCATATCATGTCATGGCTGTGAACCCTGCCAAATTCCCGAATGTGAAATACGACCTTGCCATGAAGTATATCAATTATGCGACATCTCCGGAAGGACAGGATATAATAAGGAATTATGGCAAGGATGAATTCGGGGAGGCGCTATTCGTGCCTGAGGAAGATGCCGGGAATGTAACAAGTCCCTGAACTGAGGTGACAGGTTTGAATCAGGCTGCACCTGATGTTTGTATTCATTCGGATTATGGCAATCCCTTCGAAGTAGAAGCAGGAAATAAAATCCCGATGGAAAATGTTTTAAAAAAAATCACCGATCCCTATCTTCTTTTCCAGATAGAGCGGGTAAGTTCATTTCATGGATACTTAAGCACCGGAGCATTCATCGGCATCCAGATGCTCAACATTGCAAAAAGGGTGCTTGATGCTGATCCTGGAGAGCAGCTCTATGTCACCTGTGAAACGTACAACTGCCTTCCTGACCCGTTCCAGGTCCTTGCAGGATGCACTATCGGGAACAAGAAATTGAAGATCAAGGATCATGGAAAGATGGCTGTGATAGTTAACAAGAAAGCAGATGTTGATAAGAAACCTGTCAGAAGTGTCAGGATAATGCTTGATCCTGCAAAAACCGCACAATATCCCAGGCTGCATGAGTGGTACATGAAACTATGCAAAGTTCCTCATGAGGAAGCGATATCCATCCTGATAGATGCCAGGGAAGGTGTCTACACATATGATATTATGGACATCGAATTGCAGGAAAAACCTGAAAAACGCATAACTCTTTGCATTAATTGCGGTGAGAGTTTTGTTAAGAAAAACGATGGGGCAAAAGATGAGGCTTTATGCCTTTCGTGTATGGAAAATAATGGAGTTTTAAGGAGTAAAATATGAAAGAGGTTATATTTCAAACGAAGGAAGATAAGACACTGGTATATCTTCCGGAAAAGTGTATAGGATGTGCTACATGTACGATGATCTGCCCGAAAGAAGATATCGTGATTGGCTCTGTGGGGGCGGTGGCGCGGGGTCTTATCAATAAGGACTTCCTTTCGAAAGGAGGCGGAGGATGCACAATATGCAGCATGTGTTCGAAGGTATGCCCGACTGGCGCACTTGAAGTGAGAAAAGCTGGCAAAGCCGAGATTGATAACTCTTATCTATATGGCGCATTGAAACCCACGCTTGTCAATGAAAAATGTGTGAAATGCGGGATGTGCGAAGAAGTATGCCCTCAGGAGTGCATAGAAGTTCAAAATCGCAAACTTTCGCAGGATGCAAATCTACGCATGGATGGCAAAACCATCATCGATCTGAAAAGCTGCGTGCACTGCGGATGGTGCGCCCAGATATGCCCTGTTGAAGCCATAACAATGGAAAAACCCTTTTCAGGCGAATTCTCGCGTGATGAGAATGTGTGCCAGGCGTGCCGCACATGTGTGGATACCTGTCCCTGCAATGCCCTGTTCAACAAGGAGTGGAAGGCCGGCGAGAGGATTGAGAAAGTGACACACAGGAAGGATGCTTGCATATACTGCGGCGCATGCTCTGTAGCCTGTCCTGTGGGAGCAATAACAGTAAAGAAGACTGCAATACTACCTGACATGAACAAAAAGCAGATATTTGAGAAAAAGCTTACAGCGCAGCCCACTCCAAGACCTTTGCTGACCTCGACACTTATCACTGATGAAGAAGCATGCCTTGGCTGTGGCAATTGCATTATCGCCTGTCCTGTTAACTCCCTGTCGGACCCATATCTTGCAGCAGGCCATCTCAATGAACTCGATACGAAACCCCTGCTTGAGGTTGAGAACGGAAAAGTGAAAGTTGTTGATCAGGAAGTATGCGGTTCGTGTGCCACATGCAGCCTGATTTGCCCCACAGAGGCTATACGGCTTGAGAAAAAGGAGGTGGCGTAATGCCTGGTACAGTTGTAATTAGAAATGGGTATGTCTTTGATCCATTGAATGAAATAGACGGGGAAATAAAGGATGTTTTTATAAAAAATGGAAAGATCGTAGAAGAAATAAAAGGCAATAGTTTACGGGATGCAAAGATAATTGATGCGAAAGGTAAAACCGTGATGCCAGGGGGTGTTGATTCGCATTCCCATGTAGCAGGTGCCAAAGTTAACGGCGGAAGGATGATGTGTCCTGAAGACCGCTACAAATGGGTTACAAAGAAAACTGATCTCACCCATAGCGGGAGCGGGAATACCGTGCCTTCGGTGTATGTACAGGGTTATGATTATGCAAAAATGGGATATACCACTGTTTTTGAGGCAGCAATACCTCCGATGGAAGCGCGGCATACCCATGAAGAGATGCGTGCAACCCCGATCCTTGATATGGGCGGGTACCTTGTGCTTGGCAATAACTGGTTCATAATGCGCTACCTGAAAGAAGGGAATATCGAGAAAGCTGCGGCTTACGTTGCCTGGATGATGAAAACGCATAAAGCTTATGGCATAAAATGCGTCAATCCGGCTGGAGTTGAGAACTGGGGCTGGGGAGTGGATGTTACAAAATCCCTTGACGAGCCAAACATACATTTTGGGATCACACCCGGGGAAATTATCCACGGGCTTGCAGAAGTGAATGAAATGCTTGGAATGCCAATGTCGCTGCACCTTCATGCCAACAACCTGGGAAATCCCGGATGCTGGGAGGTAACAAGAGATTCCCTTGAAATAACACGCGATGTTAAGGTGGAGTGCAAAATGGATGTGGAATGGCAAGAGACAAAAATCGACCCAAAGAGAAAACAGAGCGTATATCTGGCGCATGCCCAGTTCAATTCTTTTGGCGGCACATCATGGGGGGATTTTGAGTCAGGAGCAAAAGGCCTGGTAGATTATGTAAATAAAACCGATCATGTGGTTATTGATAATGGGGCAGTACCATTCGGGCCAGCAACCGTAATGACAGGAGACGGGCCAGCCATACATCATCTCTACCAGCTTACAGGCAACAAGTGGTCTAATAAAGATATTGAGCTTGAATGCGGTTCAGGTATACTTTCATTCAATTACCTGAAAGCAAATCCTGTTCACAGCGTTGAATGGGCGATCGGCTTAGAGCTTTTGCTTATGGTCAATGATCCATGGAAGACCATTATGACCACAGACCACCCCAACGGAGGGCCTTTTACCAGGTACCCGCAGGTGATCACATGGCTCATGTCAGAGAAAGCAAGGCAAGCCACTTTTGCAGAATGTCACAAGTGGGCGCAGGACAGGAGCAGCCTTGGCGGTGTAGATCGCGAAATGACTCTGTACGAAATAGCGATCCTGACACGTGCAAATCCAGCGAGGACTGTGGGAATAGCACACAGGAAAGGGCATCTCAGTCCGGGAGCTGATGGGGATGTAACCATATATGATTTCGATCCGACGAAATTCGATGTGAACGATTATACAAAGATCACGAAAGGATTCCAGAATGCCGCTTACACTATAAAGGACGGCGGGGTTGTGGCGCAAAACGGAGAGATAATGTCGGTTCCACAGGGCAGGACATTCTTCAGTGAACCGCATACAGACGACGGGATTGAGAAAGAAATGCTAAAAGATGTTAAACAATGGTTCAAGTACTATACTCTGGGCTTTGCGAATTACCCTGTGCCTGATAAGTATATTCGCAACCCTTCGCCTGTGCAGGTAAATAAACCCATTGAAGCGATCGTGGGAAGGTGAACCGATGAACGAAGTAATACTGAGGCCAAAAGGCAGCATCGATATAATGGTTGAGGCAGAGGTCATTAACCCGGATATCTTTGCGGGAAAGACAAAGGGTGAAATTGGACAGTTGATCGTCTGGCAGGGATCAAAACAACTCTCTCTTTCCGAATTCTTTGATGTTGATGGGAGCGCGAGAGCTGCCGCAGATATGAAGATCATTATCGAAGGCGATGTATCCAGGGTAAAGCATATCGGGCATGGTATGAAAGCCGGCGAGATAGTGATAGACGGTTCGGCAGGCATGCATGTGGGATCAGAGATGATCGGGGGAAGCATTCTTGTGAAAGGGAATGCAGGATCATGGGCAGGTATGGAGATGAAAGGCGGGACCCTGCACATAACCGGAAATACAGGCGACCATGTAGGATGTGCCTACAGGGGAAGCTGGCGGGGAATGAACGGAGGTAAAATAATCATTGACGGAAGCGCAAAGAGCCAGCTCGGAGGCGGAATGAGCGGAGGAGAGATACATGTTGGCGGAAATGTTGAGAACTTTGCGGGGATACGAATGAATAGCGGTCTTATTGTGGTAAAAGGTGATGCGATCCGCGGCGCAGGTGCCCAGATGTCAGGAGGCACATTCGTTGTGTGCGGAAAAATCAGACAGTTTTCGCCAGGCTTTGATTATATGGGAACTGAGAAAAACCCAAAAATCGGTGAAACAGTACTATCAGGCGAATTTGGGAAGTTCACAGGCGACTTTGCGATAAGCAAGAACCCAAAAGGAATTCTGTTTACATCAGAAGAAGCCAATGAGGGGGTGGGAAAATGAGACTCCGGGTATTATTGAATTCAGGAAGCACGATAAATGAAGGAAGGCTTGCCAAAGGAGGAGACAAGCTTTCACCGGAATACCAGAAGGAATGCGCTGTGGCAGTGATTCATCCCAGGATATTCAAAGAACTGGGCTGTCCTGAAAGGATAAAAGTGATTTCAAATGATGAAACCCGTGAAGTCGTTGTCACTGCAAAGTGCGAAGATTCTGTAGCAGAAGAGATGATATTCATGCCAAGAGCGATATGGGCTAATGTGGTGGTGGAACCTGAGACCTTCTCGACAGGTTCTCCTCTGTATAAAGGAAGTCCGGTGTTCATAGAAGCCACGGAGGAAGAAGTGAGAACTTCAGAGGATATCGTATTAAAAGTCTATGCAGGAAGGAGATAACATGGTCAGCAAGAATATAATCTGCCCTGTGTGCGGGGCATCATGTGATGATATCCAGGTGGATTACAATGGTGAAAACATCAATGTAAAGAACGCATGCAAGATGGGTAATGCCAAGTTCCATGAGCTTGTGAGCCACCACAGGATAAGGGAGCCTCAGATTAAAGAAAATGGAACATTCAGGAAAGCGCAATGGAATGAGGCGCTGGACAGGGCTGCCGAAATACTGGTGAATGCAAAGCGTCCCCTGCTCTTTATGGGCAGTGAGACTTCATGCGAAGCCATGGAAGTGGGTCTGCATATTGCCGAGTACCTTGGTGCAGTTGTTGATTCCAATGCCACCGAATGCCACGGCCCGACTGCCATGGGCATACAGGAAGCAGGAAGAGTAGGGTCCACAGCAGGGCAGCCAAAGCAGAGGGGTAGCCTTGCGATTTACTGGGGGACAAACCCGCTTGAATCCATGCCAAGGCACATGTCGCGTTACAGCGTTTTCCC
It encodes the following:
- a CDS encoding chemotaxis protein CheB, producing the protein MINSVWILTRKWKMGQFNIVAIGSSAGGLKALSTVLSGLSGDLPVAVLVVQHLEPRHKSLMAEILQRNCKMKVKEAEHGEDLNINAVYIAPPNKHMLANDGKIVLTSTAFVHFVRPSIDLLFESVAADFGDRSIGVILTGTGSDGSMGIRAIKERGGTTIASDEKTSEFFGMPQAAIATGAVDFILPLQDIAHAIEVLVRGE
- a CDS encoding PAS domain-containing protein is translated as MQNNDKSAAGKDEVEALVQKVREARGLDLSEYSRDKIRDVAQGRLKANKLTSYKEYMGLLDRQPDEYGQLFNALLINRYDFFFDPEALEVLKEEIIPRIIPDKRRDSSIRVWSATCAEGSEPYSIGIMLADKLGDSFYDYNIRIYATDLDGNEIVKARTGTYHMDRLKNIRKEDLNKYFIPENSGYLIRTDIRQRVIFSKQNLTVDAPFYNIDLIIYRYALVYYNLEQQNKLMEKMHFALNDNGYVVFGRYEITPRNSKLFKPVYGESGIYQKSTQPEAVIVPRIERREILEDLIIERAAREAKRELEAMDLYNRGIIQNLNFGLIVINTNNIVSHWNRSAGEIWLIKPENAIGKSLYELGINERIPGILQKIEETGRLRKITRFEDTEVTDFKGEKRLMDIVLTPLIDQTGEMRGVIITSIDTLGHVKCREDISKLNEEFKSIKEKLVATNKKLISATYDLLVKSHELESTKEELRSLNEELGATRDELMARSERFNSREQINKMILQNINQGLIELDENHTIKLWNPADENIWKIKRSGAVGKNIFNLNLGIEAKVLKQKIEGAGGKKKIHPEEKLQYTASSGEKRLLELTVIPLIDIEGKTGGALLLVQDITERRPGGMKNPITR
- a CDS encoding nucleoside recognition protein; this encodes MLIDAFYLSVDYLLTIIPVMVIGVVAAEFLVEIGWIHKIGFMVSPLTRFAHLREECSISFITAFGSPAASNSMLKKLYDDGLIERKELIVASLINSFPSIIMHWRTLLPVFIPLLGMAGMIYLGILTAVGLLRTLVTLLIGRFLLSEKQYVPNNIIHQPHSFSKSLKMSFEKSRKTIYRIITMTVPVTILVFVMIDAGFFEVLASFLKEHAVFVPVPGEALPIIAAQFTANIAAYTIAGNLLSTGILNTKEIVVSLLVGKILSSIMSIRILIPYYVGIFGSKLGTQIMIYSALLREGILIIATVMLAMFWQG
- a CDS encoding tungsten ABC transporter substrate-binding protein, which encodes MKNLFAHILLALVLMSLFAGCVQQAPAGNTTTPSSTISTVSAPQKLRLATTTSTCDTGLLDVFNKRFEKENNVNISTICEGTGKAIATGELGAADVLMVHAVQSELKAVANGSFINRTYMMYNYFVIIGPENDPAGIKDASNATDAFRKIAAKQAPFISRGDESGTHVMEKSIWKAANITPAGTWYQSVGKGMGDTITTADIKNGYTLSDRGTYLAMKDKIKLKILFESDLKYLFNPYHVMAVNPAKFPNVKYDLAMKYINYATSPEGQDIIRNYGKDEFGEALFVPEEDAGNVTSP
- a CDS encoding formylmethanofuran dehydrogenase, with product MENVLKKITDPYLLFQIERVSSFHGYLSTGAFIGIQMLNIAKRVLDADPGEQLYVTCETYNCLPDPFQVLAGCTIGNKKLKIKDHGKMAVIVNKKADVDKKPVRSVRIMLDPAKTAQYPRLHEWYMKLCKVPHEEAISILIDAREGVYTYDIMDIELQEKPEKRITLCINCGESFVKKNDGAKDEALCLSCMENNGVLRSKI
- a CDS encoding 4Fe-4S dicluster domain-containing protein; this encodes MKEVIFQTKEDKTLVYLPEKCIGCATCTMICPKEDIVIGSVGAVARGLINKDFLSKGGGGCTICSMCSKVCPTGALEVRKAGKAEIDNSYLYGALKPTLVNEKCVKCGMCEEVCPQECIEVQNRKLSQDANLRMDGKTIIDLKSCVHCGWCAQICPVEAITMEKPFSGEFSRDENVCQACRTCVDTCPCNALFNKEWKAGERIEKVTHRKDACIYCGACSVACPVGAITVKKTAILPDMNKKQIFEKKLTAQPTPRPLLTSTLITDEEACLGCGNCIIACPVNSLSDPYLAAGHLNELDTKPLLEVENGKVKVVDQEVCGSCATCSLICPTEAIRLEKKEVA